From Virgibacillus ihumii, the proteins below share one genomic window:
- a CDS encoding APC family permease, with product MEERQTLKKSLKPHWVWAIALGSSIGWGAFVQPTTWMEGSGPLGVIIGFCIGALLMMLIAVSYGFLIKSFPVSGGEFAYAFISLGRTHAFICGWFLTLGYICIVALNASAFSLMFKFVFPPLIENMHLYQVAGWDVYFTEILIASVTLAVFGYFNIKGTGLSGQMQFVFCSIMVIGVIAITFMVGIQPGAGLDNVAPLFPTETTAFAAIISIVAIAPWAYVGFDNVPQAAEEFHFSSRKAFMLIILAIFFAALLYSLMIIATSMIAPWQDLIAQNAVWGTGAAVQDLLGTMGLVILMVALTMGIFTGLNGFIISSSRLLFAMARAKILPESFSKLHSKYKTPYVGIIFTVIVAMLAPWFGREVLGWVVNMSSIGVTIAYFYTCFTAFSLFKWSKGREFNPKKHVVAPLKKTLAGLGMIAGLTFLGLLLIPGSPAALGMESIIALIAWIALGFIFYLTKRTEFNSIPKEELNYLILGNKKVEAENRG from the coding sequence ATGGAAGAACGACAGACATTGAAAAAATCACTGAAGCCACATTGGGTATGGGCGATTGCGCTTGGATCCTCAATTGGCTGGGGTGCGTTCGTACAGCCGACAACGTGGATGGAAGGCTCCGGACCGCTTGGCGTCATCATCGGCTTCTGCATCGGCGCACTTCTTATGATGCTCATTGCCGTAAGTTACGGTTTTTTGATAAAAAGTTTCCCGGTATCAGGCGGTGAATTTGCCTATGCATTTATCAGCCTGGGGCGGACACATGCCTTTATTTGCGGATGGTTTTTAACACTCGGGTACATATGTATTGTTGCTTTAAACGCTTCCGCATTCTCATTGATGTTTAAATTTGTCTTCCCGCCGTTGATTGAAAACATGCATTTATATCAGGTTGCCGGCTGGGATGTTTATTTTACGGAAATTCTCATTGCGTCCGTTACGCTGGCTGTTTTCGGATATTTTAATATTAAAGGAACCGGTTTGTCCGGTCAGATGCAGTTTGTATTCTGTTCGATCATGGTTATTGGTGTGATAGCCATTACATTTATGGTTGGTATACAGCCTGGAGCGGGACTGGATAATGTGGCACCGCTGTTCCCGACAGAAACAACTGCATTTGCAGCGATTATTTCGATTGTCGCGATTGCGCCATGGGCTTATGTTGGGTTTGATAACGTCCCGCAGGCAGCTGAGGAATTTCACTTTTCATCCAGAAAAGCATTTATGTTAATCATTTTGGCTATTTTCTTTGCTGCTTTGCTGTACAGCCTGATGATCATTGCTACTTCAATGATTGCACCATGGCAAGATCTGATTGCCCAAAATGCGGTATGGGGAACAGGGGCGGCTGTTCAGGACTTGCTTGGAACAATGGGATTAGTCATTCTGATGGTAGCCCTGACGATGGGGATTTTTACCGGTCTGAACGGATTCATTATCTCATCAAGCCGTTTATTGTTTGCCATGGCACGTGCGAAAATCCTACCGGAGTCATTTTCCAAATTGCACTCCAAATATAAAACACCGTATGTTGGTATCATTTTCACAGTTATTGTCGCAATGCTCGCACCATGGTTCGGCCGTGAAGTGCTTGGCTGGGTCGTTAACATGTCATCCATCGGCGTAACGATTGCGTATTTCTACACATGTTTTACGGCATTTTCATTATTTAAATGGTCCAAAGGCCGTGAGTTTAATCCAAAGAAACATGTTGTTGCACCATTGAAAAAAACATTAGCCGGACTTGGCATGATTGCAGGCCTTACCTTTTTGGGACTGCTGCTTATTCCCGGTTCACCGGCAGCATTAGGTATGGAATCCATAATTGCCCTGATTGCCTGGATCGCACTCGGATTCATTTTTTATCTGACGAAACGCACTGAATTTAACAGTATTCCAAAAGAAGAACTGAATTACCTGATTCTCGGGAATAAAAAAGTTGAGGCGGAGAACAGGGGATAA
- the galU gene encoding UTP--glucose-1-phosphate uridylyltransferase GalU — translation MAHIKKAIIPAAGLGTRFLPATKAMPKEMLPIVDRPTIEYIVEEAIESGIEDIIIVTGKGKRAIEDHFDKSFELEDNLLKKEKFEVLERIQESAKIDIHYIRQKQPQGLGHAIWCARKFIGNEPFAVLLGDDIIQNDKPGLSQLMMEFENTKSSVIGVKKVPEEETHRYGIIDSMERFGKLHQVKSFVEKPEQGKAPSDLAIIGRYILTPEIFDFLDDQKIGAGGEIQLTDAIQELNKIQRVFALEIEGNRYDVGEKLGFIKTTLEIALSRNDLREPMMQYLEELREKLLK, via the coding sequence ATGGCGCATATTAAAAAAGCGATCATACCCGCAGCAGGGCTGGGGACAAGATTTCTCCCCGCAACAAAAGCGATGCCCAAAGAAATGCTGCCGATCGTGGACAGACCAACCATAGAATATATTGTTGAAGAGGCAATTGAGTCGGGTATTGAGGACATCATTATTGTGACCGGTAAAGGGAAACGAGCGATTGAGGATCACTTTGATAAGTCATTTGAACTTGAAGATAACCTGCTGAAGAAGGAAAAATTCGAAGTATTGGAACGGATACAAGAAAGCGCTAAAATCGACATTCATTACATCAGGCAAAAACAACCACAAGGGCTTGGTCATGCGATTTGGTGTGCCCGTAAATTTATCGGAAACGAGCCATTTGCAGTATTGCTTGGCGACGATATCATTCAAAATGATAAGCCCGGACTGAGTCAGCTTATGATGGAGTTTGAAAACACAAAGTCATCTGTGATTGGTGTAAAAAAAGTTCCCGAAGAAGAAACACACCGATACGGTATTATTGACTCAATGGAAAGGTTCGGCAAACTTCATCAGGTCAAGAGTTTTGTGGAAAAGCCAGAACAGGGTAAAGCACCGTCAGATCTCGCTATCATAGGCAGATACATTCTGACACCGGAAATATTTGATTTTCTTGACGACCAGAAAATTGGTGCAGGCGGAGAAATCCAATTAACCGATGCCATCCAGGAACTCAACAAAATTCAGCGTGTATTTGCTCTGGAAATAGAAGGAAACCGTTATGATGTCGGTGAAAAACTCGGATTTATTAAAACAACCCTGGAGATTGCCCTATCACGTAATGATTTGCGCGAGCCTATGATGCAATATTTGGAAGAGCTTCGTGAAAAGCTTTTGAAATAG
- a CDS encoding glycosyltransferase family 4 protein: MFNYTDLAIAFAISLVSTFLLTYPVRKLALRLKVVDFPNHRKIHKKVTPRLGGLATFLGVFLGLLYLQPHHEHLLEITLGAIVIILTGALDDRFQIRPVVKLAGQLIAASFLISSGLIIENITIPIIGLIDLGFFSVLITILWIVGITNAINLIDGLDGLATGVTTIALISMFVMALIDMQSILAAFICIVLIGSNLGFLFHNFYPAKIYMGDTGSNFLGYMLAVVSILGLFKNIALFSFIIPVIVLAVPIFDTAFAIIRRAYNKENIMMPDNKHVHYQLLAKGFSHRKTVLIIYAFSILFGAMAILFSKASLFTALVITFFVLALIQLLAEVSGVVWGGRRPIIDTIQRRFNRKEKDSGKGNKNGAY, translated from the coding sequence ATGTTTAATTATACTGACCTGGCGATAGCGTTTGCTATTTCGCTTGTTTCAACATTCCTGCTGACATATCCAGTCAGAAAACTTGCATTAAGACTTAAAGTGGTTGATTTTCCGAATCACCGTAAAATACATAAAAAAGTGACACCAAGATTGGGAGGTCTGGCTACTTTTCTTGGTGTGTTTTTGGGATTGCTTTATCTGCAGCCCCATCATGAGCACCTTCTCGAAATCACACTTGGAGCTATCGTAATTATTCTGACCGGTGCGCTTGATGACAGGTTTCAGATCCGGCCGGTCGTGAAGCTGGCAGGCCAGTTGATTGCAGCATCATTTCTGATTTCATCCGGGCTTATTATCGAAAATATTACCATTCCGATTATCGGCCTGATTGATCTTGGTTTCTTCAGTGTGCTGATCACGATATTGTGGATTGTCGGTATTACTAATGCGATTAACCTGATTGACGGCCTGGATGGACTTGCCACCGGCGTAACGACCATTGCGCTGATCAGTATGTTTGTAATGGCGCTCATTGATATGCAGAGCATTCTGGCCGCATTTATATGTATTGTTCTGATAGGCTCAAATCTTGGTTTTCTGTTTCACAATTTTTATCCCGCAAAAATTTACATGGGGGACACCGGCTCCAATTTCCTTGGCTATATGCTGGCCGTGGTGTCAATCCTAGGGTTGTTTAAAAATATTGCCCTGTTCAGTTTCATCATTCCCGTAATTGTTCTGGCAGTACCGATCTTTGACACAGCATTTGCCATCATACGGCGGGCGTATAACAAGGAAAATATTATGATGCCTGATAACAAGCATGTCCATTATCAGCTGCTTGCCAAAGGGTTCAGTCACCGGAAAACAGTTTTGATTATCTATGCATTCAGTATACTATTTGGTGCGATGGCTATCCTATTTTCCAAGGCATCCCTGTTCACGGCGCTGGTGATTACATTCTTTGTGCTGGCTTTGATTCAGTTGCTTGCCGAAGTAAGCGGTGTTGTCTGGGGTGGTAGACGGCCGATAATTGATACAATACAACGAAGATTCAATCGAAAGGAAAAAGATTCCGGAAAGGGGAACAAAAATGGCGCATATTAA